In one Nicotiana tomentosiformis chromosome 6, ASM39032v3, whole genome shotgun sequence genomic region, the following are encoded:
- the LOC104114940 gene encoding DNA-repair protein XRCC1: MSASKKDQTNDGGKNGRKRNLPSWMSSRQASSGSGQSNEAENEAKISTSTSSGSNFSKLMEGVVFVLSGFVNPERGTLRSQALEMGAKYEPDWNSGCTLLICAFPNTPKFRQVEADNGTIVSKEWITECYKEQKLVEIETYLMHAGKPWRCQSVSHESSQDQKPSTSRKSHKREKKSSPFKTTTTPSSEAVRCDEVKDGFSPSKVKKWAIDDLNRIISWLENQDERPEPSEMKKIAAEGILTCLQDAIDSLKQGQDIRQITEQWACVPRAVEELAKFDSSSAGSAKPHKDLCRQAVTCKQIYELEYRNREDDELLKIKEQSARVSRKAGDVANDVAAYDSDDTIEMTEEEIDQAYNAVASTIIKH; encoded by the exons ATGTCTGCGTCAAAGAAAGACCAAACAAACGACGGTGGCAAGAATGGGAGGAAACGTAATCTTCCTTCATGGATGAGTTCAAGACAAGCCTCAAGTGGTTCAGGTCAGAGTAACGAAGCCGAAAATGAAGCAAAAATTTCTACCTCGACTTCGAGTGGTTCAAATTTCTCAAAACTTATG GAAGGGGTTGTATTTGTGCTATCAGGTTTTGTCAATCCCGAGCGTGGTACATTAAGATCCCAGGCTTTAGAAATGGGAGCCAAGTATGAACCTGATTGGAACTCGGGTTGCACACTCTTGATCTGTGCATTTCCCAATACACCAAAGTTTCGGCAAGTTGAAGCAGATAATGGAACAATTGTATCAAAG GAGTGGATAACAGAGTGTTACAAAGAACAAAAACTTGTTGAAATTGAAACTTACCTTATGCATGCTGGCAAACCATGGAGGTGTCAGAGTGTCTCTCATGAATCCAGCCAAG ATCAAAAACCATCCACATCTAGAAAATCtcataaaagagaaaaaaaaagttcACCTTTTAAGACAACTACTACTCCTTCATCTGAG GCGGTACGTTGTGATGAGGTAAAAGATGGGTTTTCTCCTTCTAAAGTGAAAAAATGGGCTATAGATGATCTTAATCGAATCATATCATGGCTGGAGAATCAAGATGAAAGG CCAGAGCCCAGTGAAATGAAGAAAATAGCTGCTGAGGGAATTCTAACCTGTTTACAGGACGCCATAGATTCTCTCAAGCAAGGGCAG GATATTCGCCAAATAACTGAGCAGTGGGCATGTGTCCCTCGGGCAGTTGAGGAGCTGGCAAAGTTTGATAGTAGTTCTGCTGGTTCAGCTAAACCACACAAGGATCTTTGCAGACAAGCTGTGACCTGTAAACAGATCTATGAGCTGGAGTACAGAAATAGAGAAGATGATGAacttttgaagataaaagagCAGAGTGCTCGTGTAAGCAGAAAAGCTGGTGATGTTGCCAATGATGTTGCAGCATATGACAGTGATGATACCATTGAGATGACGGAAGAGGAAATTGACCAAGCTTATAATGCTGTGGCATCTACCATTATAAAACACTAG